One part of the Conexibacter woesei Iso977N genome encodes these proteins:
- a CDS encoding HoxN/HupN/NixA family nickel/cobalt transporter: MSAGSAGVPGASCLRRTAGALTPAEWRRAAVLAFAILALHVVGFGLLVVFVVPHHLDLGAGSGAFGIGVGITAYTLGLRHAFDADHIGAIDNTTRKLMTEGQRPLSVGFFFSLGHSTIVFALAALFAVGVRGLGGDVAADDSALHQATGVIGPTVSGSFLFLVGLINLAALAGIVRVFRRMRHGDYDERRLEHQLDSRGFMNRFLGRATRAVRQPWQMYPVGVLFGLGFDTATEIALLATAGAATTSGLPFYAILCLPVLFAAGMSLLDTIDGALMNFAYGWAFSRPVRKVYYNITITGLSVMVALLIGTIELIQVLADKLTLTGAFFDWIDGLDINLIGYLIVVLFIVTWAVALAVWRFGHIEERWTAHLTDAKVA; encoded by the coding sequence ATGAGCGCTGGCAGCGCGGGCGTGCCCGGAGCCTCGTGCCTGCGCCGGACCGCCGGTGCGCTGACGCCCGCCGAGTGGCGGCGCGCCGCCGTGCTCGCGTTCGCGATCCTCGCGCTGCACGTCGTCGGGTTCGGCCTGCTGGTCGTCTTCGTGGTCCCCCACCACCTTGACCTCGGCGCGGGCAGCGGCGCGTTCGGGATCGGCGTCGGGATCACGGCCTACACCTTGGGTCTGCGCCACGCGTTCGACGCCGACCACATCGGCGCGATCGACAACACCACACGCAAGCTGATGACCGAAGGCCAGCGGCCGCTGAGCGTCGGGTTCTTCTTCTCGCTCGGGCATTCGACGATCGTCTTCGCGCTCGCAGCGCTGTTCGCGGTCGGCGTGCGCGGCCTCGGCGGCGACGTCGCCGCCGACGACTCCGCGTTGCACCAGGCCACCGGGGTGATCGGCCCGACCGTGTCGGGCTCGTTCCTGTTCCTCGTCGGCCTGATCAACCTCGCGGCGCTCGCCGGCATCGTGCGCGTGTTCCGGCGCATGCGCCACGGTGACTACGACGAGCGCCGGCTCGAGCACCAGCTCGACTCACGCGGCTTCATGAACCGCTTCCTGGGCCGCGCGACGCGAGCGGTCAGGCAGCCCTGGCAGATGTACCCCGTGGGCGTCCTCTTCGGCCTGGGCTTCGACACCGCCACCGAGATCGCGCTCCTGGCCACGGCCGGCGCGGCGACGACGAGCGGCCTGCCGTTCTACGCGATCCTCTGCCTGCCGGTCCTCTTCGCCGCCGGCATGTCGCTGCTGGACACCATCGACGGGGCGTTGATGAACTTCGCCTACGGCTGGGCCTTCTCGCGGCCCGTGCGCAAGGTGTATTACAACATCACCATCACGGGGTTGTCGGTCATGGTCGCGCTGCTCATCGGGACCATCGAGCTGATCCAGGTGCTCGCCGACAAGCTCACGCTCACCGGTGCGTTCTTCGACTGGATCGACGGCTTGGACATCAACCTGATCGGCTACCTCATCGTCGTGCTCTTCATCGTCACCTGGGCCGTCGCGCTCGCCGTCTGGCGCTTCGGGCACATCGAGGAGCGCTGGACGGCGCACCTGACCGACGCGAAGGTCGCCTGA